The sequence CTAAAGCAGCTAATTCGGTTTTATGGGACTGAGATGCAAGATTTTATGCGTCAGTATATTGAGCAGAGTATTGCCACCTTCTTGGAGCGGCAAGATAGCTTCCAAGGCGTGATGAGCGACTTTATTCAGAGTGCTTCACCTATGACAGCATTCAATCAAATGATGGAAAAGAATATGGCTATGTGGCAGGGGTTTACAGGTACTGCTAAAAGTCGTCCTCAACCTTCCGATAGGCCCAGTAGCAGCCCTGACCCAGATCCCTCCCCCAAAGATAACGATAGCGCCAGTAGTTAGCTGGGTTCTTTCGCTCCTTTATGCTATGAGCCTGCGTGGTTTTGGGGCCTGAAAGGTCTTGATCTCGCTAATATCACTATCGCTTTTTACCGTGTTGTTGGTAGTAGTAAAATGGTATAAGAAAGTGTGCTGCATCGCAGCAAATCAGCTTGACGGACTTCCTTTTCATGCTTAAACTAAGTCTAAATACTGCAGTGCAGCAATATCATTAATGGAGGATTAGTCATGTTAGATAAAATGTTTGAGCAAGCCCAGACAATGTTTAAACCAATGAACGAACTGCTATCCCTTAATTCCAAAGTGATGGAAAACCTTGCCGATAAGCAAAAAACGCTTGTTACCGATATGGTTAGCGAAAGTATGGCATTTGCCAAAGAGTTAGGGGCTCAGAAAGATTTCTCGGGTGTCTATCAAACGCAGAAAGCGTATATGGAAGGGGTTCAAGATAAGTGGGTTTCAACGTCTACTGAATTTTATGAAGTATTGACATCGACCCAAGAGAAAGCTGGGGAAGTACTAAAAAGTGCGGCTGTTGTTCAGTAACGATCTCAACCTCGGGATATAACAGATCTATTCGTCGATTCGATCAAGCGTAATGTAAAAAAACGGTGCTTGCGATTATTGAGGAATAAAAAGCCCGGCTTGGTACCGGGCTTTTTTGTTTTAAGCTAAGCGGTGCGAGGGTGCAGTTCTGTAGGGTGGTTTGGTTCGGTCGCGTGGGAATTCGTACGCTCGCCAGTAATGCTGTGTGCTCGAGACAATTATTCTTATTGTTGAATGGAAAAGGAGTGGTGTCATGTACGAAAAACTTTATGAGCAAGTTGAAACATTATTCAAGCCTTTCTCAGACCTGATGAGTATTAATATCGAAACGATGGATGCTGTTCGAGAGAAGCACGTCGACCTTGTTAACACCTTAATGGAGAGGGGCCTTGAGCATGCAAAAGGGATGTCGACCCAACAAGGGTTGGATGATGTCTTTGGCATGCAGCAGCAATATTGGGAATCAGTACAACAAACGGTATCCGCGAGTGCGAAAGATGCCTTTGTGTTGCTGAATGATTCACACGAGAAAATGGGAGAAATGCTAGGGGTAGGTTATACGTGGTCAGATGTGCCCGTTTCAGATCCCGCGCCGCTGAAGCCTGCAAAAGAAGCGGTTAAAAACGAACCGGTTAAAACAGTTAGAAAGAAAACCGCAGCGGGGAAGAAAGCTAAGCCCAGTGCGCGTAATATTTCAGCGGCGAAGCAAACGGATTTAGTAACGGATTAGGCGCCTATAGGCCCTTACCTATTACAAAGAGATAAGGGCCTATAGGGGGCGTGCAAATTTTCTTCGCATGCTTTTTATTGGCGCTGAGCAGTAAACGATAGCGTTGGGCCGGTTTTCCGTAGGGCTAATACATATGTTGACCGCCATTTATCGAAAGAGTAGACCCTGTAATAAAGCCCGCATCATCCGCCACTAAAAATTCAACACCCCGCGCAACCTCGTCAGCACTACCTAAGCGTCCAACAGGGATTTTGGCAACGATTTTTTCAAGTACTCTTTCGGGTACCGCTCTCACCATATCTGTTGCAATATAACCTGGCGCAATGGCATTGGCCGTAATATTGTGGCGAGCGCCTTCTTGCGCTAACGCCTTAGTGAACCCATGAATACCGGACTTAGACGCTGCATAATTAACCTGCCCATATTGTCCTGCTTGGCCGTTTATAGAGCCAATATTTACAATACGACCAAAATTATTGGCTCGCATAGTACCTATGACGTTACGAGACAAGTTAAAACAGGACCCCAGATTTGTTTCCATGACTTTGTGCCAGCACTCGGGTGTCATATTATGAATGGTGTTATCGCGCGTAATGCCTGCGTTGTTAATCAGAATGTCAATGTCATGCCCGAAGTCAGTGCGAATGCTTTCGATAGCCGTTTTGCACGCGTCAAAATCAGCAACGTCGAACTTGTATACGGGAATGTCAAACTCCTTGCTGAAATCTCTGGCTTTAGCGTCGTTGGAGGCGTAATTGGCCGCTACTAAATAGCCCGCTGTTTTTAATCGTACAGATATAGCTTCACCGATACCGCGTGTACCTCCAGTGACGAGTGCAAGTCTACTCATGGTTGTTCTCCTTGACCAAATGAGCAAAAAAAAAGGTATGGTTCTAACGGGTGCAGGTTTCTTTCAGCGTTTTTGGTGTGCTTCCAATTGAAACTTGCACTTTCGTAACTATATAGAAGAATTGCAAAAGCGAAACCTGCTAAAAAGAAACTGGTGCCAACCATAGAGGAAAGACTGTGTCAGATCATGTTGTAGATATAAATGAGTCGAATGCGCAGGCATTACTCATTGATGAATCGTTTAAACGGCCGGTATTAATTGATTTTTGGGCGGACTGGTGCGAACCCTGTAAAAATTTAATGCCAGTACTTGAAAAGCTTGCTGTTGAATGTGGCGGCGCCTTTCTTTTGGCGAAAGTTAATGCTGACGAACAGCAAATGATTTCTGGTCAATTTGGCGTTCGATCTCTTCCTACGGTAATGGTAATGAAAGACGGCCAACCAGTAGATGGCTTTACAGGGGCTCAGTCCGAACAGCAAGTACGAGAGTTGCTTGGTAAGTATTTGCCTAAGCCTTGGGACCTGCTGCTGGAGCAGGCTCAGGCGTTGTGTGCGGAGGAGGATTTTGGCGGCGCTTTGCCGCTTTTACAGCAAGCATACAAAGAGTCTGAGGCGCGTGCCGATATTGCTGTGGTGTTAGCAAAGGCCCACATTCAGCTTAACCGTTTGTCTGATGCAGAAGTCGTGTTAGCTCAAATTAAAATGGCTGATCAGGACGCCGAATACAACAATGCTATCGCTAAGCTTGAATTAGCGCAGCAGGCCGGTAAAGCGCCGGAAATTGAAGCGTTAGAGGAGCAGCACAAGGCAAACCCTGCCGATCAGCAGGTCGCTTATCTGTTAGCGGTGCAATATAGCCAGCATGATTATTATGCCGAAGCATTGGCTTTGCTGTATGGAGTGCTTCAATTAGACCTTAATTTTAACGACGGGGAAGCCAGAAGAATTTACACGGATGTGCTCGCGGTACTAGGCAAAGGGGACCCGCTCGCCGTTGAATACCAGCGTAAAATGTATACATTGCTTTACTGATTCACAGTGATAGTAGATGTGGCTCAATGGAATGCTCAAAAGCTATTCTTGGTGCTCATGGGCGTCGCATCAGCACTAGGAGTGACGAGGTAACAATGGCATAATGCGCACCGTTTTCAGGGCAAGCGAGTATTCGCCCACTTCGCCCATAATTGCGCCCACTGCATGCCGCGAAACCCGCGTTTGCACACTATGTGGCCGCCGTAAGCGTTATCCAAGCGCATAGATACCGAACCCCGTTAGGGGTTTTGGACGTTATCCAGAGGAAGACAATGCAACCGCAAAGCAAACCTAATAATCCGAATTTTTCATCAGGCCCTTGTAGTAAGCGACCTGGTTACGATGTCAGCAACCTTGATATTGCGACATTAGGTCGTAGCCATAGATCTTCCGTAGGTAAAAAAGCATTGGGTTTAGCCTGCGAGCAAACCGCCAAAATATTGGGTTTACCTGAAGGCTATCGTGTAGGTGTTGTGCCAGGTTCAGATACGGGCGCCGTTGAAATGGCCATGTGGTCTTTGTTGGGTCAGCGAGCAGTCGATATATTGGCCTGGGAGTCGTTCGGTAGTGGTTGGGTAACGGATATCACTAAACAGCTCAAGTTAGACAATGTCACCGTACACGAAGCCGATTATGGCAAGTTACCCGATTTAAACGCGGTCGATTTTGCTAAAGATGTTATTTTCACATGGAATGGCACCACCTCTGGAGTGAAAGTTCCGAACGGAGACTGGATTGCAGATGACCGCGAAGGCCTAACGATATGTGACGCCACCTCAGCCGTTTTCGCGATGGAAATGCCGTGGGAGAAGTTAGACGTAATCACCTACAGCTGGCAGAAGGTTCTCGGGGGTGAGGGCGCACACGGAATGTTAATTCTTAGCCCGCGGGCCGTAGCGCGATTGGAGTCTTATACCCCGCCATGGCCGATGCCAAAACTATTCCGTATGACCAAGGGTGGGAAGCTTACGGAAGGGATCTTCCGTGGCGAGACTATTAACACCCCGTCAATGTTATGTGTTGCAGACTATCTGGATGCGCTTAACTGGGTGGAAAGTTTGGGTGGCCTATCGGCCGCAATTGGCAAGTCTCAGGCTAACCTTGCTGTAATAGCGAGCTATGTAGAAGCGAATGATTGGATCGATTTCCTGGCAGCAGAGCCCGAAACACTTTCAAATACGAGTGTGTGCTTAACGTTAAAGGCTGAACCTGATCAAGTAAAAGAAATGGTGAAGTTATTGGCTGCTGAAGGTGTAGCGTTTGATATAGGAGCCTACCGCGATGCGCCCGCAGGCTTGCGTATATGGGCCGGTGCTACAGTCGAATCTTCAGATTTAGCGTTGTTAATGCCTTGGTTGGGTTGGGCGTATCAGCAAGTGACCCAGTAATAAAAGGCTGTAGCCTTAATTGCTCCCTTTAAAATGGCCCTGGAGACCCAGGGCCTAATCGAAGAAACAAGGTTTTACCTCGCTGTAAGAGGCCTATCGGCCGGTTAAGCTTGGTGTCTCCTTTAGAGCAAGAACGAGGCCATAAAATAACAGTATAAATATCAGTGGGTTAGAGTAATCCTCTCAATAGGATGTTAAATATTCTGACAAGTTGCTGTGACTCAATTCTCAATCAAATTTCCCGTATTTTCATTTATTTAAAGGTGCAATCAATATGTATCAAATTCGTACGTACAATAAAATTTCGGAGAAGGGTTTATGCCGCTTTCCTGAAGATCAATACACTGTAGGCGAAGCGGTAGTTGAAGCAGATGCTGTACTGTTGCGCAGCCAAAAACTTCAGAATGAAACATTACCGGCCTCCGTAGTTGCTGTAGCACGTGCGGGTGCGGGCGTTAACAATGTTCCAGTAGAGGACTACACCGAAAAAGGGATTGTTGTCTTCAACACGCCAGGCGCAAATGCAAACGCCGTTAAAGAGTTAGTGTTAGCGGGTATGCTGTTGAGTTCTCGCGGTATTTTACAAGGCAAAGAATTTGTTTCAACGCTCGGTCATATGACCGACGCTGCTGAAATGTCGAAACTGTTAGAAGCAGAAAAAAAGCGTTTTGCGGGAAGCGAACTAGCGGGTAAAACCTTGGGTATTGTGGGTTTGGGTGCAATTGGCTCTATGGTTGCCGAAGCCGCTTTAGCGCTAGGTATGAATGTTGTGGGGTTTGATCCGGCACTGTCTGTCGAAGCTGCGTGGAGGCTGCCTAGCGAGGTGGGGCGTAAAGAAAGCTTGCAGGCACTGCTAGGTGACGTGGATTACTTATCGTTGCATGTTCCTGCAATAGAGCCAACAAAAGGCATGATCAATGCTGAGACGTTGGCCATGATGAAGCCCACCGCTGCGATTATGAATTTTGCTCGCGATGCAATTGTTATTGCTGAAGATGTAGTTGCTGCATTGGATGCTGGAAAATTACGTCAGTATGTGTGCGACTTTCCAGAGCCTTGTTTAATCGGGCACGAAAAAGTTGTGGCGGTGCCTCATATTGGCGCGAGTACCGGTGAAGCTGAAGAAAACTGTGCAGTAATGGCGGTTAATCAATTGCGTGATTACCTAGAGAACGGGAATATTAAAAATTCCGTTAACCTGCCAGAAACCAGTATGGGCGGTTTAAACTCCAATTGTCGCATCACCTTTATTAATGAAAATGTCGCGGGTGTATTGGGACATGTTTTATCTATATTTGCTGAGAACAGTGTGAATGTAATTGATATGGTGAATAAAAGCCGTAACAACGTGGCTTATACTATTCTCGATTTTGATGCTCGACCTAGCGATGCGGTAATTGAAGCGTTGAGCAAAGTTGAGCATGTGATCTCTTTGCGCGTGATATTAAAATAATTAGTGTTAATACTGTTGCATTGTTCGGTTAAAACCGGATAATGCGCAGCCCTCGAGCATGTTTTTTTGTGTTCGATTTGTAATGGTGGCTCAGCTTGGTCCCCTCGCAACAATTCGCTGTGAACTCCGCCAGGCCTGGAAGGGAGCAACGGTAGCAGTATAATTGTGTGCCGGGGTGTGGCTGAGTTGAGTCATCTCCAATCTAGAATGCTATGTTTATTCCGCATTCACCCTAGTTCAGTCGCTTTATTCTTAGGTGCAAACCCAACCCCTCTCTTACTATAAATACAGTCCAACGCCCATTACTCTTTGGCCTGCTTCATTTCAGGGGCTCCTACGATCCCGCACCATAAATATAACGGGCCGCAACTCCTTATCTATGTCGAGCAGCGCGATCTGTCGTTAGTCGAATATTGTAAACAGCAAACATCAACTCCAAGTATTTTAACCTTAACTTATCCAAGTGCAGAAGCTAGGGGCATAGGTGTGCGCTGATGTTCTTGCAAGCCTAAATGCCCCGTCACCTTTGGGGGAATCTTGCTGCCCAGCCCTTCATTTATCGGCCGATTGACCCTCTAGTTTGCACTGAAAGCTAGAACTGAGTGCGACACGTAAAACAAGTGTTGGGCGAGCCGGACAAAACCGCTGCGTTAAATAACCGCTACATGTGGGTTGTGGCTAACACAGGTTATCGGGCGGGCTGCGTATTCCTTGATGCAAATACTCGCAACCAAAAAGTCTGCTAATGGTCGCACCGAAAACGGCTACCGATAAAGACTTGATGGGCCGTTACCCAATCGACAGCAGTGTGGCTAAGCACCCAATACGGCCATCCGTTATTCGGCGGAATAGCTGAATGCTCCGTAATACTCAAACAGGGCCAAGGAGTCTATCGCTTGATCAAAACCGCAAGGCCTAATGACTCGAATACTTGTGAGTATTTACATAGTGGCGCCTAGTGAGATTTGTTGCTTCCGTGGGGGCATGATTCATTCCTTGAGTTAACTTTTACGGTGTAAATATATAGTGTTTTTTCTTGGCTCAAGCGGTGGTGTGGGTGTCCGATTGTTGTTGACCATTGTCCGAGGGTTTGAACGCATGAACAAACACCTTAATCGTTGATACGCCACCCGTGTACCCTCGTTCACGAATCTCTCTATGCAAAACAGTCGCAGGTATCCAGTGCGGCTTACTGCCTCAATACGTTCGAGCAAATACGGCTTGTAAGGATCTAGGATCGAAGGGCGCTGCTCTCGCTCCGAATATGTTGGTGTTTTAGCTGGTGCACGAAGGTAGCTTCGCACGGTATTTCTGGAAAGGTTGAGCTTTTTTGCAATCGCGCGAATGCCAAGCCCTTGCCTATGTAATACGTGAATATCCACTAATATCTCCTGAGTAATCATGTCACCGCCTAGCTATTAATCCGGCGGCTATAGTGCCTCAGGTGGGTCAATTTTCGTTTGGCGTTAGTGGGTCATTTTTACATTGGCGTTAACAATTGAGTCCGACATCAAGAGAGCGGTAGCCTTTTTTAAAATTTCTTTCTCTGTTTTAAGCCGCTGGATTTCTCGCTCCAACGCTTTAATTTTGACTTGCTCTTCAGATATTGGGGTACTCTCTGGCGGTTCTCCTTGGCGTTCGTTGTTTAATGAACGTGACCACTTATCAACGGTGGACTTACCAACACCCATCGCCTCAGCGGCTTCTCGGATGGAATATCCTTGATGAAGAACCAGTTCTGCAACTTCCTGTCTGAATGCGGGTTTAAAATGTTTTGGCATGATGCTACCTTCGTTAAGGGCGATTATAATATCACCTCTAATTAGGTGGCCAGATTCAGTGTGCCACTACACGCCGAGTTAAAACTAAGACGCCTAATAAAAGAACATAACGGGCAATGTGATCGCAGTCAAAAAGTGTGGTATTTACCACACAAAGTGGTGCGTAAACTTGGTTTAGAGCACAAAGTGGTATTAGACTTAAACGCGCCCTCAATTCACGAACTTTGACGTCGTACTGACATATATCCACGCTGTATAAATACTATTGCTATATGCCTAGATTTAGGTATATAAGTATAAATGTTGTGGAAATGCGTCTTAACGACGTTGAATAAACTGTTAAATTCTCGGAGGCTTTATGCCAATGATAGGACCCGAAGGGCTAGATGAGTTTGCAGACGAATGTGCGTCAGCACTTATTGTTGATTCGCCTACTAAGTTTTTTTATCCGGATGATTGCAATTTTACAAACTGGCCTATCGACGAAATTAAGCAATTGAACGATGAGACTCTCAAGAGCTTAAGGGGAGCTGGAAATGTTTATGCAATCTACACGAGGCGAGTAGGTGAGAGCTGGTCGGCAGTTTATGTGGGTCAAAGAAAAAGCACAGGACTGCGTGAGAGAATAACTCAGCATCTGATAAATAAAGATGTTCGTACGGGTTCTATGCTAGAAGCGGTAAAAACTGCGATCTCTGACGGAAGGGAAATGGCTATTTCCTTTATTCAGGTTCAACCTGAATCGCTGAGGCTATATGTTGAAGAAACGATAATTTCCAAGAATAAAGCACAGTTGCCATGGAATACTCATGGGTAGAATTTAACAAGGCCAGTCAATCTGACCTCCATAAACTGTCTTCTTTTTTGCAAAAAAACGCAAAAAAGCAGCCAGTTCACTCCGGCAGTTGCTGGCGGCGTTATATTTCGGGAGTGGCGAATACTTGGAAGACATAAAATTTATTATATTTGGTTTGGTGTTCTTCCTTGTAGGAGGTGCCTTCGAATATTTTAGGCGTAATAAGCCATGTGAGAAGTGTGGCGGGAAGATGAAAGTTGTTGGCGTAAAAGATCCGCTAGGTAAGAATATTACAAAGACGACTACAATTGGGATTTCGCTGGGGTTCCCACATGATAAATTAGTCAAATTAAAGTGCAATAAATGTGGTCAAATCAAGAATGAAAAATGGAAGTCATAGTTAGCAA is a genomic window of Teredinibacter purpureus containing:
- a CDS encoding 3-phosphoglycerate dehydrogenase family protein, which gives rise to MYQIRTYNKISEKGLCRFPEDQYTVGEAVVEADAVLLRSQKLQNETLPASVVAVARAGAGVNNVPVEDYTEKGIVVFNTPGANANAVKELVLAGMLLSSRGILQGKEFVSTLGHMTDAAEMSKLLEAEKKRFAGSELAGKTLGIVGLGAIGSMVAEAALALGMNVVGFDPALSVEAAWRLPSEVGRKESLQALLGDVDYLSLHVPAIEPTKGMINAETLAMMKPTAAIMNFARDAIVIAEDVVAALDAGKLRQYVCDFPEPCLIGHEKVVAVPHIGASTGEAEENCAVMAVNQLRDYLENGNIKNSVNLPETSMGGLNSNCRITFINENVAGVLGHVLSIFAENSVNVIDMVNKSRNNVAYTILDFDARPSDAVIEALSKVEHVISLRVILK
- a CDS encoding thioredoxin family protein, translating into MSDHVVDINESNAQALLIDESFKRPVLIDFWADWCEPCKNLMPVLEKLAVECGGAFLLAKVNADEQQMISGQFGVRSLPTVMVMKDGQPVDGFTGAQSEQQVRELLGKYLPKPWDLLLEQAQALCAEEDFGGALPLLQQAYKESEARADIAVVLAKAHIQLNRLSDAEVVLAQIKMADQDAEYNNAIAKLELAQQAGKAPEIEALEEQHKANPADQQVAYLLAVQYSQHDYYAEALALLYGVLQLDLNFNDGEARRIYTDVLAVLGKGDPLAVEYQRKMYTLLY
- the phbB gene encoding acetoacetyl-CoA reductase; this translates as MSRLALVTGGTRGIGEAISVRLKTAGYLVAANYASNDAKARDFSKEFDIPVYKFDVADFDACKTAIESIRTDFGHDIDILINNAGITRDNTIHNMTPECWHKVMETNLGSCFNLSRNVIGTMRANNFGRIVNIGSINGQAGQYGQVNYAASKSGIHGFTKALAQEGARHNITANAIAPGYIATDMVRAVPERVLEKIVAKIPVGRLGSADEVARGVEFLVADDAGFITGSTLSINGGQHMY
- a CDS encoding GIY-YIG nuclease family protein, with the translated sequence MPMIGPEGLDEFADECASALIVDSPTKFFYPDDCNFTNWPIDEIKQLNDETLKSLRGAGNVYAIYTRRVGESWSAVYVGQRKSTGLRERITQHLINKDVRTGSMLEAVKTAISDGREMAISFIQVQPESLRLYVEETIISKNKAQLPWNTHG
- a CDS encoding phasin family protein; this encodes MYEKLYEQVETLFKPFSDLMSINIETMDAVREKHVDLVNTLMERGLEHAKGMSTQQGLDDVFGMQQQYWESVQQTVSASAKDAFVLLNDSHEKMGEMLGVGYTWSDVPVSDPAPLKPAKEAVKNEPVKTVRKKTAAGKKAKPSARNISAAKQTDLVTD
- a CDS encoding transposase — translated: MPKHFKPAFRQEVAELVLHQGYSIREAAEAMGVGKSTVDKWSRSLNNERQGEPPESTPISEEQVKIKALEREIQRLKTEKEILKKATALLMSDSIVNANVKMTH
- a CDS encoding phosphoserine transaminase, which encodes MQPQSKPNNPNFSSGPCSKRPGYDVSNLDIATLGRSHRSSVGKKALGLACEQTAKILGLPEGYRVGVVPGSDTGAVEMAMWSLLGQRAVDILAWESFGSGWVTDITKQLKLDNVTVHEADYGKLPDLNAVDFAKDVIFTWNGTTSGVKVPNGDWIADDREGLTICDATSAVFAMEMPWEKLDVITYSWQKVLGGEGAHGMLILSPRAVARLESYTPPWPMPKLFRMTKGGKLTEGIFRGETINTPSMLCVADYLDALNWVESLGGLSAAIGKSQANLAVIASYVEANDWIDFLAAEPETLSNTSVCLTLKAEPDQVKEMVKLLAAEGVAFDIGAYRDAPAGLRIWAGATVESSDLALLMPWLGWAYQQVTQ
- a CDS encoding phasin family protein; this translates as MLDKMFEQAQTMFKPMNELLSLNSKVMENLADKQKTLVTDMVSESMAFAKELGAQKDFSGVYQTQKAYMEGVQDKWVSTSTEFYEVLTSTQEKAGEVLKSAAVVQ
- the phaR gene encoding polyhydroxyalkanoate synthesis repressor PhaR, whose product is MIIIKKYPNRRLYDTSKSQYINLETIRALVMEHKEFKVIDSKTESDLTKSILLQIISEQEAGDQQAILTETVLKQLIRFYGTEMQDFMRQYIEQSIATFLERQDSFQGVMSDFIQSASPMTAFNQMMEKNMAMWQGFTGTAKSRPQPSDRPSSSPDPDPSPKDNDSASS